In one window of Gopherus evgoodei ecotype Sinaloan lineage chromosome 9, rGopEvg1_v1.p, whole genome shotgun sequence DNA:
- the PTTG1IP gene encoding pituitary tumor-transforming gene 1 protein-interacting protein, with protein MAPGSGLLLCGPLTLLLLAMAPDSASPAAAPEGACLQYTNKTCEECLKNVSCLWCTSNKKCMDYPVKNLLPPRALCELSSARWGVCWVNFEALIITMCVVGGVVLVALCICCYCCCRKKKSKKPDKDDERASREREQRRVRQEERRAEMKSRHDEIRKKYGLFKEENPYAKFEN; from the exons ATGGCTCCGGGCAGCGGGCTCCTTCTCTGCGGCCCTCTGACGCTACTGCTGCTGGCAATGGCCCCGGACAgcgcctcccctgctgctgcgcCCGAGGGAG CTTGTCTTCAATATACAAACAAAACTTGTGAAGAGTGCCTGAAAAATGTCTCA TGTCTCTGGTGCACCAGCAACAAGAAATGCATGGATTATCCAGTTAAAAACCTTCTCCCTCCTCGTGCTCTCTGTGAGTTGAGTTCTGCACGCTGGGGAGTCTGCTGGG TGAACTTCGAAGCCTTGATCATCACAATGTGTGTGGTAGGAGGAGTGGTCCTTGTTGCTCTCTGCATCTGCTGCTACTGCTGTTGCAGAAAAAAGAAGAGCAAAAA GCCAGACAAAGACGATGAAAGAGCTTCCAGAGAGAGGGAACAGAGGAGAGTACGGCAAGAAGAGAG gaGAGCTGAGATGAAATCTCGACATGATGAAATCCGGAAAAAATATG gcTTGTTTAAGGAAGAGAACCCTTACGCCAAATTCGAAAACTAA